In Prochlorococcus marinus CUG1415, the sequence TTAAATGATAAATATGATTTCTCCTAAAAACAAAGTTATTATTCATATAATCTCATCAATCACTGACCATGGTGCACAAAAAAATCTTATTTTATTCATAAAGAAAATCAAAGAAAAAGGGTTTGAGAGCCATAAAATCATATCAATCAAAAAGCCAGAGGAATCAAGTAATATTTATATCCAATTAAAAAAAATGGGAATTCCAATATATAAATTCAATTTAAAAGCTTTATTTTTGAATAAAAGTCTTCAACAAATCAATAAAAAAAAACAAGCTATTATATTTTTTGGCTGGATGTATCATGGAATGCTTATTGCTTTTTTAATGCATAAGATTTATTTTTCAAATAGTCAATTGTTATGGACAATAAGGCATGGAGAACCTTTTCATAAAGGAATTAATAAACTTACAAAGCTAATTATTCTGACACTTTCGTTAATAAATAAATATCAAAAAATACCAATTCTTGTAAATAGTTTCTGTGGAATTAAAAATCATATAAAGATTGGATTTAGATCAAAACAAATTAATTATTGGCCAAATTTTTTGCAAAGCAATAATTCATATCAACTAAAATTACCAACAAAAAATAAAAAAGAATACATAGTTTTATATCCTGCTAGATATCATCCACAAAAAAATCATGATATGAGCCTTAAAGTATTAAAAATACTTAAAAATAAATATAAATTGCCAATTAAATTAATCTTAGTTGGAGAAAATATAGAATCATATAAGACAAAATTAGTAAAAGATTATGATTATAATAATCTTTTTTTAAATTCAATAAAATTCATTGAGCAAAGAAAAAATATAAAAGAATATTATAAGAAATCGGATATCGTAATTTCAACTTCTTCCTTTGGGGAAGGTCTTCAAAATATTATTTTAGAGGGATTATACTTTGGAAGATTAGTTTTTTCTACTAGAGCTGGGGATGCCTCAAGGATTCTAACTAAAGAATACTTATGCAATACAAATGATCATAAAATAATGGCAAAAAAAATAGCTTATACAATTAATAAGATAAATAATGATTCAAAATTTCAAGAATCTTTAATATGTAATCATGCTAAACAAATAAAAAAAATCAACAAGCTTTGTGATACAAATTTAATTTTAGAAACATTTATAAAAAATATAAAATGAAAAGGATTATAAAATTCCAAATAAAATTATTAGTTTTTCTAGTAAAGCTTTTAACTAAAATCTTTATTGGACATAATCCATTTATATATAAGTTATTAAATAAATTGCAGATATCTAGTCATGGAAACATGAAAGATACAAAAAAAATTTATGAATTGTTTAATTACTATAATAAAAATTTAATATCATACAATATTGATTTAAACGAACTTAACTATAAAGGGGATTTTCTAGAAGTCGGTCCAGGAGATAGTTTAGGTCTAAGTTATGTTTTTTTGAAAACCGGCTTTAAAAATGCTTATGCAATTGACAAAGATAATTACATAACTAAATTTGGTGAGAAGTCTTTGAATAAATTAGATAAAAGAATTTTTGCAGAATTTTCTTTAGCCACATCAATTAACAAAAATATTAAAAATAAATTTCTTTATGATTCAATAAATTATTTAACTAATGGTATTAATTCCTTAAAAGAAATTAAAAATAAAAGTATTTCATTAATAATAAGCAATGCGGCTTTTGAACATATAGATAAAAATGAAGTTAACAATTATTTTAAATTATTCAGCAAAAAACTTTGTAAGGATGGTATATTTATTCTAAGAATTGATTTAAAAGATCATTTAGTGGGTGATTTTTTTAATCATTTAATTTCAGAAAGATACTGGGAGTCAAATTTATTTAAAAGAGGATCACACTATACTAATAGGATTAAAACTGAGGAATTTAAAAATATTATTTATAGAAATAAACTAAAAATAATAATAGTTAAAAATGAAAAGTACACAGTAAATTCTTTCTTCAATACTGATTATTCTATAAATTTAAACTCAATATTAAATAGTCAAAAAGTACCAAGCTCTATAATGATAATTGGTAAAAAATAATAGATTTTTAAATCAATTCATTAAAATACCCTTAGGATTAAAATCTACTAGTTCATAATTTAATTCTAAGAACGAAATAGTATCTAATAATAAATCTGAATATGTTTTTTGACTATATGGCTGAAAACAATTTAATTCCCATTGGTGTAATGATAAGATAAAAGGATAACCTTTAGTAGAACATTCATTAGCTATAGAATTTAATTTGTTCTGATTTAATATTGTTGTTAAAGGAACTGAATTAAAACATTTTGAATACTTTGTCTCATAATATGGTTTTTGTAAATCAATTTTTTTGAGCATTAAATTTAATATCCTCTGAATTAAAATCCTATAACCTTTTGATGATCTTCTAGAGTGCCTAAAGATTCCGGGATAGTTGAATAATGTGTAATCCCTTTTAAAAAGCAATTCTGCACAATCAGAGGAGATTGTATTACTAGGTGGAATAAATATCTTAATAGGATTACTAAAAGTTTCTTTAAAAAATTTTTCAGCTTCATCTAAGTTCTTACTTAATTTGACTATTGCATTTCTTAGTCTTAACTCTGGTATTAAATTATTATTTTCAATAATAAAATTATGTTCATAGCCATGAACAGCTGGGAAAAAATTATTCCTTTTATCTAATTCATGTAGCAGATCGCAAATTTCAAAATTATCTTTGATATTATAATTTAAACCTGTATACCAATATTGCAAAGGAATATTTAAACTTGGACAACCTTTTTGGTTTAGGATAATTCCAGATATCAATGTAAAATTTTTTACAAACTTTTCACAAAATAAATTATATTCATTTGCCTTAGTAAAATAACTAACATCATCATCTCGTATAGCAAAAGATAATTTTTCTTTCATAAAGACTAAAATCTAAATATGTAAAATAAATTGAAATGGATACATTCATATATTATCAAAACTTTTATATTTATAAATAATAAAAAATTATTAATACTATAATATTAATTAATTATTATTTTTAATTTAAAAGTATTGATTAGAGTAATCATTATTACTATATATTTATGTCTATTTGCTTTAAGCACAATTGGTGTATATGAAAGTAAAGGGATACTAGCGTTTGAAATATTCCGCGATAAAAGTTTTGTATTTTTATTAATAAGTTTTTTATTTTGCTTATTTATTTTTTTTAAATATAAACATTATAAGAATAAATTTTTGATATCTATTCTTGCTTTAGGATTTATTGGAGCATTAATAAATTTTATAAATTCTTTGTTTTTAGAGAATACTCCTTTTTATTTTTCAATTGTTTCTATACTTAGTTTTTCTATAGGTTTAAAATATTCTACTAACGAAAAAGTAACTGATTCTATTCATAATTCCTTTCTTTTTTTTGGTTTAATAAATTTTCTAACAGCCATTTCTCAAATTTTAGTTGGACTATTTAAATTTAATCCCGATTTATTGATATACGGGGTTGGGCTTGGCCCAGGAGATGCTCCATGGGCTTATTTAAGTAGACCAACAGGGCTATTTTCTAATCCTTTTTCATTAGGAGTTTTAGGGGCTATTTTGATAGCGATACCCAAAAAAGAAAATTTTCTAAT encodes:
- a CDS encoding glycosyltransferase, translating into MISPKNKVIIHIISSITDHGAQKNLILFIKKIKEKGFESHKIISIKKPEESSNIYIQLKKMGIPIYKFNLKALFLNKSLQQINKKKQAIIFFGWMYHGMLIAFLMHKIYFSNSQLLWTIRHGEPFHKGINKLTKLIILTLSLINKYQKIPILVNSFCGIKNHIKIGFRSKQINYWPNFLQSNNSYQLKLPTKNKKEYIVLYPARYHPQKNHDMSLKVLKILKNKYKLPIKLILVGENIESYKTKLVKDYDYNNLFLNSIKFIEQRKNIKEYYKKSDIVISTSSFGEGLQNIILEGLYFGRLVFSTRAGDASRILTKEYLCNTNDHKIMAKKIAYTINKINNDSKFQESLICNHAKQIKKINKLCDTNLILETFIKNIK